In Syngnathus scovelli strain Florida chromosome 16, RoL_Ssco_1.2, whole genome shotgun sequence, the genomic stretch CACCTGTTGCGATCTCATGATGAAGACACATCAGTGAACTTACGTTATTTTCTTCATTAGCATCTCTATTTGCAGATGcacttttgaaggcttcatcacAGGTCTTGACTTCAGATTCTGGCTCTTCGGTGTTTACGAAAGTAAGTGTCAAGAACTCCTTCTTGTCCAGCTCATCGCTCTTAAGACCTGACAGTGAGATTCTGCATGATGGCCCGCGACAGAGAAAGCAAACAAGAAATTGGTTCCTACCAGGAGGATTCAGATTggccttccatcccgtcttcttGCTCGGATGCCCCAGGACCTGGGACTTTACGCCCATCACGGCCCCGCTGATCCGGTTGAGGGCCACCCGCAGATTCTTTTGTGCTTCTACCTCTGAAGCTGTCTGATGATCTCCGTTGGGTGATTTGATCAACAAGGCCAAGAACAGATTCAAAAGCTGCAAGATGGCCAAGACATTAAACAAATCCTTGGATTGGTCAAGATAGTCGAAGAAGATCTGGAAAGTTGTGTGTGCTCTTTGGTGACTCACCGCCAGCTTTGTGACCACCACCATAGTCGCGTAGAAGAAAAGACATGCAGGCTCCCCTGCGACCTGCATGCAATCCCACATTGTCTCGATCCACTCTCCGCAAAGAACTCGGAAGGTGAGGAGGAAGGCGTGGATGAAATCTGCCATGTGGTAGCGAGGAAGCGAGCAGTCTTTTGAGATGCGACACACATTCTCTTTGTAGTCCCTTCCAAAGATTCGAAATCCCATGGCCGcaaagatgaagatgatgatgagcaGAAGAAGAGTGAAGCGCCTCAGAACGCCCAAGGAGCTTCTGATGAGCTTGAGCAACGCGTTGAAGTTGGGCCACCATCTGGCCAACCTAAACACTCTCATCACACAGACCTGGGAAGCCAATCGAGCGAGACGCTTAATTGATCCCGAGGGAAAGACGGAATGAGTCAAGTGACGGAACTCACCAATCTTAAAAAGCTCAGTCCAGAAATGAACATCAATCCCAACTCCAGCACCGTGATGACAGCAATGACCATGTCAAAGATGTTCCATCCAACCTGGAATTAGAACTCTTGTAAACCAAACGGGCTATTTGCTGTCACGGTAAAGTGAAGAGCCAATTTGGAACCTGGAAGAAGAAGTAGGGACCCGTGGCCAGAAATCTCAGGGCTACCTCCACTGCAAAAATCATCGTGAAGACCTGAGAAGGTCCGTAAGTAAGTTCATTTGGAACTTTATGACGACGACTACAAAAAATGACTCCGGACTGACCAGCGCCGCAATAGAGAGCATCTCCTCAAACTGATACGTCAAGGGGAAATGCTCCATGGCCATGAAGGTGATGTTGAGCAGGAGGCATATGACGACGAAGAGATCGAAGAAGGGATCGGAGACGACGCGGTGGAGCAGCTGCTTAGGCCGACAGCCGTCGCAACAAGTCCACTTGATGAAGATGGCGGTGAACGCCGAGCAACACGGCGAACATGGCCGTTGCTCGTCCTCACGTTCTGAAAGCACAGCGAAATTTGAGAAAAAGCCAAAAATCGCCACAGGTGGTGTTTTGGGTGTGTCGACACCTGAACGGGGCTTCTCGTCGAGGCCACCACTGCCGTCcacctacacgcacacacacgtcaaCTGATTTAGATCTGGAGCATGACTTAGTAAATTCCACCTCATCTGACCTTCTCTTGCTTCTTCAGCGTCTCCACAATTTCAGCATAGTCTTTGCTCCTCTGCTCGGCCTCGGCCGTCTCCGCCTGCTTCTGCTCCACAAACGCCACGGCGATCACTGCCACAATCAGACTCCCGAGAGAAAAAGAGGCCAGCAAAATGTCCGCCAAGAAGTTGATGGTGTAGCTTTTGCCACCTGAGTGCAATATCTGCAGAGATAAACCAAAGGTCACATGCTGACGTGATCCGGAAACGGACTTTCACTGACCAGTCGGAAAAGGTCCTCCCAGAAGTCCTGAGTCATCAATCTCAGTAGAGCCAGGAAAGCCCAGCCAAAGGAATCAAAATTTGTGTAGCCGTAATTTGGGTTTGGCCCCCCAAGCAGACAAATAAAACCCTCCGGGCAGGTCCTAAACGATCCAAAGTGGGGACTTGTCACCACGATTCAGTCAGAGTTGATCGGCGAGCGCATCGTGTTCGCCATTCACGTACCCGGCATCGGATCGGTTTCCACACAGCTGAGCTTCAGTGTGTCCAGGCAGGTAATAATAATTTGCTGTCAGACAATGGAATATTTTCAAGCAGACGTCACACATGTgatggaggaagaaaaaaaaaaacaaaaaaaacaatgtcacgTTCCTTACCAGGGTCGGTGATGTGGTCTATAAACGAGTCGTTGCTTGAGGGTATCACCATACACTTGCTCCTTAAGTAGCCCATAAAGTTATGCAGCTCGAGCGCAGCGAGGACGATCAGACACCCCAGGCTCAGAGCGATCACGTGATTCATCTTCCTCACCACTCGCGTGAGCGCTCCGAGTGTTTTCTTCACACCTGATgaggtgaaataaaaaaataaaaaatgaggcTGGCGCGGGATGAGGCTAACATGCATGCGCACGCACTGGGTAAGGCTGGGATGAGCTTGAGTGCTGGGAGGACTTGTAGGAATCCAGAAAGGCTGCCCAAATTGACCATTTCCGTCAGATATCTGAAAAGAGAGCACCtttttcttcatcttcatcatcatcatcatcatccgtcTCCTGGCAAGTGTGATTGCGCATTACGCCGTGCTGATGATCACCAAGTCCAGCCAGTTCCACGGATCCCTGAGGAAGGTGAACCGACCGACGCAGAAACCTCGAGCCGCAACTTTGACGAGCACCTCAATTGCGTAGATGGCGATAATAGCGAACCTGCTCAACCACACAAAGGCCTTTCATGGCATAATTGCGCACACTGGCAAGGTGTTGACAAGTCAGTAACTCACTTGACAATCCTGGTCTGCTTTAGAGGCTCTTGTACGGTCATGAACACGCAATTGGTCAAAATGGTAAGCAGGATAAAAGCTCGGAAAAAGGTGAAAGTGATTAAGAAACAAACCCACACAATAATAAGACAGACGGACAGCTCTGTGTATAGATAAACCAATACCGCCAGGGGGCGGTATTGCGTCGCAAGGATGGACCATCCTTTGACTCTCCCTTATGTAATTTTAAAACTCAAATTTATAATCGATAGCTAACCCAAGTAAAAAGCAGTGTTTAGATTTGTAAAGAATAAGGAGTTGTTTGTGTCATCGTGTTTTCTCGATACGATTTAACACCAGTGGCTTAAAGGATATGAGTGAAGGAGGACCTTAATGGCAGAGGTCCTCACATGGTTGAAGGCAGTCAGCATGTAACAAGCAGGATCTGCATTAAATCTGTGGATGACCTTTTGTCCATCCAGAACGATGAAGACCTGTAGAGACAACGCCAGAATAGATCATAAATAATTTAAGAATATCTGCAGAGAGATGAAGTTCACCAAAGGGACAGCGCTCAGAGACCTTCTGTGATTGGTAGAAGGGATCCAGATCTTCCAGGGGGGTGTTGACAAATTCAGGGGATGGGTCCCCAAAGATGAAAGGAAGGGGCTTGCCACTCTCCAAGTCACCTGCTGGATTCGCTACTGTCACCTGCCAATAAGAGAACTCGAATTTTTTGGGGGCGGCTCAAACGGATGagtggcatttccattcatttcaattgcaGAAGACGACTTGAGAGTGCTGAGTCAAGTTTCTTAAAAACTTCCAACTCTACCGAGATATTCTCGTCTTCTCTTTTCTGTTGTTCCTTTTCTTGGACTTCACGGCATCGTTGGATCTCCTTCAGTGAGCCAGGTGTAAAGTGCCTGAAGACATTTGTACCAGCAGGGGGCAGCAAAGACACCATCTTGCTATTCTCCAACTGTGCCCGCAAAGCACCGTTACCCAGCAACATTTTCCTGTGTGTGGAAGTAAAAAACGCGTGCAGAAAAAGCGTAAAAAAACAATTGGGTTGTATTTTATTCATAAATGGATATTTTACTTGTTTGTGATGGTTTTCAATTCCAAGGCCACTTCTAAGAGAAAACACTGACTAAAATTGCAAAAACTTTTACACTGAGGAATAACTGAGTATTTAATGAAATTACCATGTTGCAGGGGAAACCCACCCAGCACAGGACGACCATGCAATCTCCACCCATGGTGCCAAATCCAGGTCCAAAAGGGAGAAAATCCTTACCATGTTTTGGCTTTAGCCACAGCTGCTTGTAAACAACCAGCAGGTAGGTGAGCTAGCTGGCTTGTTTACCTGTGTGTGATTAGTAGCTAATTTTTGGAACCGGATTCGACACCCCTGATCTCATAACCCGAAGGTTGAACTTGAGATTTGTatctcaaaacaatgagttgcctGAACAAAAAGgttacataattttttttttttttttttttttttttaaaggcagttAGCTAACAATGTGCAActgtttcaaaatatttttgtgtacAAGACCAGCTCTAATTTAACTTTGCTAAAGCGGAAAACAGTActtgaaaaaatgcataaagggTTAAAATCTGTGCACGGTTGTTTACTGCATCCAACTCACAGTTCCGAAGTGAATGGCTTCAGTTGAGCAGCTCGCCTCACAACTTCTTCTTGCTCCTTTGAATTCCCCCAAAAGtcccaaaatgtttttcttctcaTGGCTGCAGCTCACACTGTGCTCTGATGATTCTCTTCAATATGGTCTGCTTCTCCACTCAGCTCTTCAGTACTTTCTGTACTTTCGGGTTGACCCCTCCCAAGTGTTCTGTTGCCACGGCGATGTCTCGAATCCTCTATGAGAATCTTTTCAAAGAACTTTTGTACAGTGTGTCCCTTCATGGACCTCACGATAGAGGCCTCTTTTTTTCACAAGAAGAATATCTGCTTCGGAGCCAATTTTCCCGGAAATATGTTGTGTATTGTTCCAAAACATCTGGCAGAAAGCAGAGCTTTGCTGTTTAACCAATGAATCCTTTTGTGGATAACTTGGCGCATTGCAAAGCAGTCTTGCGCAACAGGCTGATCCCTCAAGGCCGTCAAAAATCCGAAAAGATACGCACATCTGTGTGGGAAGCAGTCTTAGAACAGatgtggggagaaaaaaagtatTTCGCCTCTTCACAAATGTTTTGCAGTTGCACTTTAATGTTAACGATCACATGACAAAACTAACCCAAGAAAATTAAGTCCAACTTTTGGTTGGAGATTTTATTACAGAACAAATAAACTATTTGGCTTCTTGGCCCCTGCGTCAAAAATTTTCCGCTGCGTCCCTATTGTGAAATCCTGAACCAACTGTGgccaatt encodes the following:
- the scn4ab gene encoding sodium channel protein type 4 subunit alpha B, which codes for MRRKTFWDFWGNSKEQEEVVRRAAQLKPFTSELKMLLGNGALRAQLENSKMVSLLPPAGTNVFRHFTPGSLKEIQRCREVQEKEQQKREDENISQVTVANPAGDLESGKPLPFIFGDPSPEFVNTPLEDLDPFYQSQKVFIVLDGQKVIHRFNADPACYMLTAFNHVRTSAIKVLLHSFFRAFILLTILTNCVFMTVQEPLKQTRIVKFAIIAIYAIEVLVKVAARGFCVGRFTFLRDPWNWLDLVIISTAYLTEMVNLGSLSGFLQVLPALKLIPALPSVKKTLGALTRVVRKMNHVIALSLGCLIVLAALELHNFMGYLRSKCMVIPSSNDSFIDHITDPANYYYLPGHTEAQLCGNRSDAGTCPEGFICLLGGPNPNYGYTNFDSFGWAFLALLRLMTQDFWEDLFRLILHSGGKSYTINFLADILLASFSLGSLIVAVIAVAFVEQKQAETAEAEQRSKDYAEIVETLKKQEKVDGSGGLDEKPRSEREDEQRPCSPCCSAFTAIFIKWTCCDGCRPKQLLHRVVSDPFFDLFVVICLLLNITFMAMEHFPLTYQFEEMLSIAALVFTMIFAVEVALRFLATGPYFFFQVGWNIFDMVIAVITVLELGLMFISGLSFLRLVCVMRVFRLARWWPNFNALLKLIRSSLGVLRRFTLLLLIIIFIFAAMGFRIFGRDYKENVCRISKDCSLPRYHMADFIHAFLLTFRVLCGEWIETMWDCMQVAGEPACLFFYATMVVVTKLALLNLFLALLIKSPNGDHQTASEVEAQKNLRVALNRISGAVMGVKSQVLGHPSKKTGWKANLNPPGLKSDELDKKEFLTLTFVNTEEPESEVKTCDEAFKSASANRDANEENNHGDSGAGLRKPDDRDTPAQCFCDQCYRCCPVLNMNSCPAGLKIWSNWRRMCVSVVDNKYIEAFVTFVILLSSCALAVEDIYLEKRVVLRSVLEYADYVFTCIFVLEMLLKWFAGGFKKYFTDAWCWLDFVVVLISLLSTFATLLGVPQLKAFTSLRTLRPLRLLSRFSGTKVVATTLFGVFPAILDVLLACLTLWLIFSIMGVNLFAGRFYSCVNGTSMKQDVNNKTECFMLINSNYSEVRWHNPQVNFDNVGMGFLSLLQVATVKGWLDLMNSAMDSKQIDSQPEYEANVFKSFYFVFFIILGSFFTFNFLISTIIEHLKWQKAKLGAMGIFMTQDQMTLYDSLKAFSQKKTQRSVPRPQNKIQGLLFDLVTKDFFDIAFTVVACIQVLVLMVGTWDESMEKVKIINWIDFAIIVIFTAECVLKLIALRRHYFAFGWNIFDFVLVVLFILGLVLGDVVDKYFTFTRPFFSVIRLTRIFRVLHLFRFAKGVRRLLYILMRSLPALFNIGLFLSLIMFTFCVFGMQHFAYVKKRALMDDVFNFETFGNAFICMFTMTTLAGWDGLLRPIMSGPPDCDPDVGNCGRPVVGILFLTSYVIMSFLVVVNMYIVVILENFNMAAEESIDELCEMFYDTWERFDPHASGLIHSSQLSDFCDSLKEPLRIAKPNGIKVSNMDLPLVPEDKIHYLDLLLALTAKVQGMSGERDQLKARMEEKFKARHQAINKREDDAAIIIQRAYRKHAAQSPVQTGAQN